Proteins from one Desmodus rotundus isolate HL8 chromosome 9, HLdesRot8A.1, whole genome shotgun sequence genomic window:
- the AIPL1 gene encoding aryl-hydrocarbon-interacting protein-like 1 produces MDATLLLDVEGVKKTILHGGIGELPNFITGSRVTFHFRTMKCDEERTVIDDSKQVGQPMHVIIGNMFKLEVWEVLLTSMRVSEVAEFWCDTIHTGVYPILSRSLRQMAEGKDPTEWHVHTCGLANMFAYHTLGYADLDGLQREPQPLIFVIELLQVEAPSEYQRETWNLSNTEKMQAVPILHGEGNRLFKLGRYEEASTKYQEAIICLRNLQTKEKPWEAQWLKLEKMINTLVLNYCQCLLKRGEYYEVLEHTSDILRHHPGIVKAYYVRARAHAEVWNEAEAKADLEKVLELEPAMRKAVQRELRLLESRLEEKREEERLRCRHMLG; encoded by the exons ATGGATGCTACTCTGCTCCTGGACGTGGAAGGGGTCAAGAAGACCATTCTGCACGGGGGCATAGGGGAGCTCCCCAACTTCATCACTGGGTCTCGA GTGACCTTTCATTTCCGTACCATGAAATGTGATGAGGAGCGGACGGTGATAGATGACAGCAAGCAGGTGGGCCAGCCCATGCACGTTATCATTGGGAACATGTTCAAGCTGGAGGTCTGGGAGGTCCTGCTGACGTCCATGCGGGTCAGCGAGGTGGCTGAGTTCTGGTGCGACACCATC CACACGGGGGTCTACCCCATCCTGTCCCGGAGCCTGCGGCAGATGGCGGAGGGCAAGGACCCCACCGAGTGGCACGTGCACACGTGCGGGCTGGCCAACATGTTCGCCTACCACACGCTGGGCTACGCCGACCTGGACGGGCTGCAGAGGGAGCCACAGCCTCTTATCTTCGTGATAGAGCTGCTGCAg GTGGAGGCCCCGAGCGAGTACCAGAGGGAGACCTGGAACCTGAGCAACACAGAGAAGATGCAGGCGGTGCCCATCCTACATGGAGAAGGAAACCGGCTCTTCAAGCTGGGCCGCTATGAGGAGGCCTCCACCAAGTACCAGGAAGCCATCATCTGCCTGAGGAACCTGCAGACCAAG GAGAAGCCCTGGGAGGCACAGTGGCTGAAGCTGGAGAAGATGATCAACACCCTTGTCCTCAACTACTGCCAGTGCCTGCTGAAGAGGGGGGAGTACTACGAGGTGCTGGAGCACACCAGTGACATCCTCCGGCACCACCCAG GCATTGTGAAGGCCTACTACGTGCGGGCCCGGGCTCATGCGGAGGTGTGGAATGAGGCAGAGGCCAAGGCGGACCTGGAGAAGGTGCTGGAGCTGGAGCCGGCCATGCGGAAGGCGGTGCAGAGAGAGCTGAGGCTGCTGGAGAGCCGCCTGGAGGAGAAGCGGGAAGAGGAGCGGCTGCGCTGCCGGCACATGCTGGGCTAG